In the genome of Clostridia bacterium, the window GGCTGAGGTAAACCCCTAGCTCCGAGATCAAGGCAATGATGGTAATGGCTACCACCGGGGCGCCGGTCTTGGGGTTAACGTAAGCTACCTTTTCCGGCAGGATCCGGTCAAAAGCCCAAGCAAAGATAATGCGGCTGCAGTAGAAGAAATAGGACATGGCCAAGTTGATGAGCGTGTATACGAAACCGATGAAGATTATCCCGTTGACCAACATGCTTGGCTTGAGGATGCCGGCGTAGAAAGTTATAAAGGGCAAGGCGTGGAGGGCATCGGGGGCATTATAGAAGATATACCCCTCGGCCGCCAGCCACTTAAGCGGCACCAAGCGCTCAAGCAGGATGGCTCCCACTACAAAGACGGCCCAGGTAAGGATCAGCGATCCCCAAGAGCTGATCAACAAGGTTTGGGGAGCATTTTTAAGCTCTCCCGCAAAGAAAGTGGGGATGTAGTAACCATAGAAAATCCAGAATCCCATGATCAAGCCGGCCATGGTCATGGTAGCAGTGGAGCTGGAAAACTGCATGCCTTGGGCCTCGGCAGTAGGTATAACTTTGGCGTAGCTTCCCGCCCCCATAAACTTATCCCAGGCCGCCTGAAAAGCCGAAGGATCGGAAGTGCTGCCCAAAGCAAAATAGATGGCCGCCCAAGCAGCGAGCCCCAGGATTACCCCCCATTGCATTATGGCGACAATGCGCTTAGTAGGAAGCAGCATGCATACATACGTGATAGCCACGCACAAAGTGCCGATGATAAGCACCCATTCCCCCCGAGTCACGGTCTGGCTCCACAGAAGAGCAGTCTGGCTGCCAAACATGGTGCCCCAAGACCATAAGAAGCTGGAAAGGACCGACGATGGTATCCAGGCAATCAGCGAGCCGCTGACCAAGGCGCTCATTATTACCAGGGTCCAGCTGCCCATGAAGGCCGGTACCGGGTGGATGACCCGGCTAGCCAGAGCATAGTCAGCGCCAGAGCGCGGCATAGCCGCCCCGATGGAGCTATAGGTGTAAGCATGAAACAGGCAAAGGATCATGGCAATGGTGAGAACCCCGATGATACTGCTTCCCGGCCAAAGCGAAGGCACCCAAGCGTAAGGAATGAGGCCGGAGGATGATAAGCTAATACAAGCTACCCCGAAGGATAAGGCTCCAAACCATCCAATCGTCCGCACCAGACCAGAGGTTTTGCGGACAAACAACCTGGTCTCCGAATGCACTTCTTGCACCTCCCAGATGACTTTTGCACCTATGGACCATGACTTTCCTACCGTTTGGCCTCTCGTCTGCACCCGTCTACTGCCCTCTGCCTACTCCTCTTTCACCTCCTTGCCCCCGGGCTTACTCACCCTAGCTACCAGCACTTCCACCCCCTTATCCCGGAATTCCGCCAGGGCTTCGCCATCGATGCCATCGTCGGTAATAAGCTTGTCGATGCGGCTGATAGGCACCACCGAGGTAAAGGCCACGTGACCAAATTTGCTGTGGTCTGCGACGACGATGACTTCCTTGGCCCGCTCCACCATTAGGCGCCGAACCTGAGCTTCGGGCAGGATGTAGTCGGTAATGCCTTCGGCCACGGTTATTCCGCCAGCCCCGATGAAAACCTTATCCACGAAGAACTGCTTTAACGCCTCCTCCGCCAAGGGACCGGATAAAGCCAGCTCGCCCTCTCGTACTAGGCCGCCGGTAAGGTAGACGCTGATCCGCCCTCGGCCCACCAGCTCAGTGGCAATGGGAATGGAACTGGTAAGCACGGTGAGCTGGTGCAGGTGCCGGAGATGACGCGCCACTTCTAAGGTGGTAGTGCCAATATCCAAGCTGATGGTCTCCCCTTCCCGTACCAAGCTGGCCGCCAAAGCCCCGATGGCTCGCTTTTCGGCCACGTTCTTGCCCTGGCGCACCCGGATGGGAGGTTCAATGCCGCGGCCGTTGATCAAGGTGGCTCCGCCGTAAACCCGGCGCAGATGCCCCTCCTTTTCCAGCTTCTCTAGATCGCGCCGGGCAGTTTCCCCCGAAATCCCTATACCTTCGCAGATTTCCTGGGTAGTGATTAGCCCTTTAGCATGCAAACGGTCAAGAATCCAAACATACCTTTCCTCGGCTAACACTGTTTTAACCACCCCTGGTTTCGCCAACGTTGGCTTGGAATACCTGTCTAACCTATGCTTTCCGCCTACGTCGGCAGATTGTCTGGTTGCCTGCTTAGTTGTAAAGCTACTGCATATCGCTTGCCTGTTTTTATTTATTTCTACGATATTTTCTATATTCCTGCTTGTTGTCGTAAAATTTTGCTTATGCAAAGATGCTAACATGTAACACTTTGGGCCAAGAGGGGAGGGCCTGCTTCCACTCCTCCCCTCGAAACATCCTATACAGCCTTTTCTCCTGTTTCCCCGGTACGGATGCGGATGGCATCCTCGATGGAGGAGATGAAGATCTTGCCATCGCCCACCTCCCCAGTTAAGGCTGCTTTCCGGATCAGGGCTGCTATCTTGGTTGCTTCTTGGTCACCTGCCACTATCTCGATTTTTACCTTGGGCAGAAATTCGATTTTATACTCCCGCCCCCGGAATTGCTCGCTTAGGCCCTTCTGGCGGCCGTGTCCTTCCACGTGAGTTACCGTCATCCCCGGATACCCTGAGTTCTGCAAAGCTTCACGTACCTCCTCGAATTTTTCCTCGCGCACCACCGCTTCAACTTTCTTCACGCCTCTTCCCCCTCTCTTACAGCCGGTGCCCCGGACACTCGCCCAGGGTTTACCGATATTCCCTTCACCGCCCCTATACTTCTAACTTACCTGACGCTGGTGCTGGATGAATTCCGGATAAGCCTGGGCTCCATGCTCAAATATGTCCAAACCCTGTAGTTCTTCGGCCGGGGATATCCTAATACCAAAGGCCCGGTCCATCAGCTTAAAAAGCACAAAACCCAAACCGAAAGCCCAAGCTACAGCTACGCCGGCGCCGGTGAGTTGAGCAATCAATTGCCCGGTTCCACCGCCATAGAAAAGGCCGGTAATAAGTGGAGCTTCGGTAGTGTAAAGACCGTAAGTGCCGTCGGCAAAGAGCCCTACGCTGATGAGGCCCCACACCCCGTTTACGCCATGGACTGATACTGCTCCTACCGGATCATCGATCCTCCGGCTCTCAAGAAAGTAAACTGAACCCACTACCAGAAGTCCGGCAATTAAACCGATAACTACTGCTGCCCAGGCCTCTACCCAAGCACAGGGAGCAGTGATGGCCACCAAGCCACCCAGGGTTCCGTTTAGAGCCATGCCAAGGTCCCACTTCTTGGTCTTAAGGTAGACCACCAGGAGAGCGGCAGCGGCTCCAGCAGCTGCGGCTAGGTTGGTGTTCACCGCCACCACTGCGGTCCGCAACTGGTGAGCACTGAAGGTGCTGCCCGGGTTAAATCCAAACCAACCAAACCAGAGGATAAAGACCCCCAGGGTAGCCAGGGCTAGATCGTGACCGGGGATAGCCCGGGGCTTACCATCGCGACCGAATTTCCCAAACCGGGGACCGAGCACCATAGCTCCGGCTAGGCCCAGAAACCCACCTAGGGTATGCACCACTCCTGAACCAGCAAAGTCCACATGGCCGGCTCCGAAGGGAAGCTGGCTAAGCCAGCCCCCGCCCCAGACCCAGTGGGCGTAAATGGGATAGATGAACAAGCTTACCGCCAAACTATAAATTAGGTAGGCGGAAAACTTGAGCCTTTCGGCCA includes:
- a CDS encoding APC family permease, coding for MHSETRLFVRKTSGLVRTIGWFGALSFGVACISLSSSGLIPYAWVPSLWPGSSIIGVLTIAMILCLFHAYTYSSIGAAMPRSGADYALASRVIHPVPAFMGSWTLVIMSALVSGSLIAWIPSSVLSSFLWSWGTMFGSQTALLWSQTVTRGEWVLIIGTLCVAITYVCMLLPTKRIVAIMQWGVILGLAAWAAIYFALGSTSDPSAFQAAWDKFMGAGSYAKVIPTAEAQGMQFSSSTATMTMAGLIMGFWIFYGYYIPTFFAGELKNAPQTLLISSWGSLILTWAVFVVGAILLERLVPLKWLAAEGYIFYNAPDALHALPFITFYAGILKPSMLVNGIIFIGFVYTLINLAMSYFFYCSRIIFAWAFDRILPEKVAYVNPKTGAPVVAITIIALISELGVYLSQTTTIFVQINFVLFAAVVQTVPVLAAIIYPYVKRELWETGPSLVTRKVAGIPLMTIVGVITLAYLLWMIVASFLFPAVGGHVSAGTLTTLGLLLLSGLVVFYIARWYRLQKEGMDILMTFKSIPPV
- a CDS encoding DeoR/GlpR transcriptional regulator, which codes for MLAEERYVWILDRLHAKGLITTQEICEGIGISGETARRDLEKLEKEGHLRRVYGGATLINGRGIEPPIRVRQGKNVAEKRAIGALAASLVREGETISLDIGTTTLEVARHLRHLHQLTVLTSSIPIATELVGRGRISVYLTGGLVREGELALSGPLAEEALKQFFVDKVFIGAGGITVAEGITDYILPEAQVRRLMVERAKEVIVVADHSKFGHVAFTSVVPISRIDKLITDDGIDGEALAEFRDKGVEVLVARVSKPGGKEVKEE
- a CDS encoding P-II family nitrogen regulator: MKKVEAVVREEKFEEVREALQNSGYPGMTVTHVEGHGRQKGLSEQFRGREYKIEFLPKVKIEIVAGDQEATKIAALIRKAALTGEVGDGKIFISSIEDAIRIRTGETGEKAV
- a CDS encoding ammonium transporter is translated as MKRLIRILVLAVVGVLALALPAWAADPGGARTLAENEGLAADYVWVLVSGFLVFFMQAGFAMVETGFCRAKNATNLLSKNLIDFVLSSLAFFAIGYGLMKGTDFLGLIGTGKWFLHGEAYDVSTYLDFFWQLVFAGTAATIVSGAVAERLKFSAYLIYSLAVSLFIYPIYAHWVWGGGWLSQLPFGAGHVDFAGSGVVHTLGGFLGLAGAMVLGPRFGKFGRDGKPRAIPGHDLALATLGVFILWFGWFGFNPGSTFSAHQLRTAVVAVNTNLAAAAGAAAALLVVYLKTKKWDLGMALNGTLGGLVAITAPCAWVEAWAAVVIGLIAGLLVVGSVYFLESRRIDDPVGAVSVHGVNGVWGLISVGLFADGTYGLYTTEAPLITGLFYGGGTGQLIAQLTGAGVAVAWAFGLGFVLFKLMDRAFGIRISPAEELQGLDIFEHGAQAYPEFIQHQRQVS